In Ignisphaera sp., the DNA window ATCTTCAGCTAGATGATCTACGTAACAAGGATCAAGAACAACTGTCTTAGATCTATGAGCCGCTCTAGAGATGGCATGAGTACCAGCTCCACCAAGGATAAATGTAAAGAATGCTGCAACAAATGCTCCTCCAGCTAAATACCATCTGTGGTCACCTAGAAAGGGAGAGCCTAATGCTATCAGTCCAGCACCTATCATTGGTACAACAGCTCCACCAATGCTTCCAATAGTTAATGCATGCAATCTTACATAGAAATTGGGGAATCTTATCATAAGAATTGCTGCTATAATATCACATAAAAGACCTATAGCCACCATTATTTGCCCAATTATGACTAATATTAGGTTGAGCGTCTCTTGCATAATTCAGTCGCCTAGCTCTTTATGTTCTAGATACTTAGCCACATATATATCGAGAGCATAAATCCATAGAGTTAAAACAATAGCACATATGATTAGAATAGGGGATCTAAAGAGCACGCTTAATACAATGAAGAAGGCGGCAAGATCGTAACCCAAGGCATCAATAGCTATTACCATATCTGGTAATGTTGGTCCTTTAATTATTCTAACTAAGTATAGTGAAAACGAAGTTATGTATATAGTTATAGAAAACATAAGAAATGAAGAAATCCAGGACTCTATATCGATAACCATTTTACATCATCTATACTGAGACAGATAGAACTATTTAACTTTAACTCTTAATGGCTCTATTTTATTCTAATACATCGAAGACATAGAGGCAAACAATAATAGTATTTCTATGTGTTGTGTTCCAATCTTCCCAAAATATTATAACATAAGTTTATGAATACTGTTAAAAGATCT includes these proteins:
- a CDS encoding monovalent cation/H+ antiporter complex subunit F, whose product is MVIDIESWISSFLMFSITIYITSFSLYLVRIIKGPTLPDMVIAIDALGYDLAAFFIVLSVLFRSPILIICAIVLTLWIYALDIYVAKYLEHKELGD
- a CDS encoding monovalent cation/H(+) antiporter subunit G; this encodes MQETLNLILVIIGQIMVAIGLLCDIIAAILMIRFPNFYVRLHALTIGSIGGAVVPMIGAGLIALGSPFLGDHRWYLAGGAFVAAFFTFILGGAGTHAISRAAHRSKTVVLDPCYVDHLAEDKGEKTC